The DNA window CGAGCGGATGATGCCCGGGTTGCCCAGCAGGCGTGCGATGTCGCGTTCACCGAAGCCGGCGACCTTCGCCGGCTCGAATCCAGCGAAGGCCTTGCGAAACGCGTCGCGCTTGCGCAGCACGGTGATCCAGGCCAGCCCCGCCTGGAAACCGTCCAGCATCAACTTCTCCCACAGCGCGCGCCCGTCTCGCTCTGGCGCGCCCCATTCCTGGTCGTGATAGGCGACCATCAACGGATCGTCGCCCGCCCAAACACAGCGCTGCGGCTTCATGGGGCGCTCACGTCGACGGAGACCGTAATCGTCGATGAAGGAATCACGATCGAAACGGCCATGTCGTCAGCGTACCGATTTTCACCGTGCAAAGAAATGAAGTCGATGGCCAGCGTCAGTTTGCGAAATCGCATTTTGTACATCGGTCTGGTTTGAGAAATCAACGGCGATCTGCCCTCCCGGGATTGCCTTGACCCGGCGGTCTGCCGCGCGGTACGAGGGGCGCCGCTCTTGGACAACAATTTCAGCGGAGGCTTGGGAAAATGAACCGATGGTTGCGATGCGGGATGGCGGCGGGCGTGTTGCTGATGGTGGGCTGTGGCAGCGAGGAGGCCGGGACTCCGGCGCCGACCGGGACCGAGTCCCAGGTCAGTCCGCTCGAAGCCAGCGGCATGGTGGAGTTCTTCGTGAAGATCGTCGGAACCAAGAGCGGCGCGTTCAAGGGTGAGTCGGTCAGCAAAGGATTCGAAGGGGCCATCCCGGCGATCCGGTACTTCTCCGAGCTGGACAAGCCCGCGTCGGGGGGACCCGTGGTGTGCACGGCCTTCCAGTTCACGAAGGCGGCGGGCATCTCCAGCCCCTTGCTGGCGAAAGCGATCGCCACCGGCGAAATCCTCAAGAGCGTTCACATGGATTTCGTCCGCGGCGGGGCCACCCCGTTCATCTGGCAGACGATCGACCTCACCGGTATGCGGGTCTCGAAGCTGGAACAGGCCGTGGCGCCGCCCGCGGATCTCGCCGCCTCGGCGATCCTCGAGGAGGTCACGCTTGCCCCGATCAGCACCGCGGTGGCCGGGGTCACCATCACCGCCATTCCCCAGCTCGCCACGGGAGCCGCGGGGCCGTCCATCCCGGCGATGTTCAACTGCGGAAACGGCGCCAGCGCGCCTTGAGCGGGCGTAGGCCGACGCTGCTGGAGATCAGGTCTCGGCGGTGGTCGTGAACGCGTTCAGGCTGCTGACGTAATCGGCGGCGCCGCCGGGCGCTCGCCGAAGATCGCCGTTCCCACCCGCACGATGGTGGCGCCCTCGGCGATGGCGATCGCGAAGTCGTGGCTCATCCCCATGGACAGCTCGCGCAGGTCGACGCGCGGGCGCCGGACGGCGGCCTGCTGATCGCGCAGCGCGCGCAGAGCGGCGAACAGCGGGCGGTTGTCTTCGGGCGCGGAGGAAAACGGCGGGATCAGCATCAGGCCGGCACAACGCACGTGCGACAAGGCCGCGAAATGATCCAGCAGCGCCGGCAGCGCGACGGCGGCGACGCCCCGTTTCTGTGTCTCGCCCGCCAGGTTCACTTGAATCAAGCAGGCGTCGTCGTGACGACGCCGTTCGATCTCGTCCAGCACCGCGACCGAATCGACGGCGTGGATCAGCACCACCTGGCCGGCCACGTACTTGACCTTGTTGGTCTGCAGCGGTCCGATGAAATGCCAGACCGGCGCGGGCGCTTGAATCGCCGTGGGCGCGGCGGCGAAGGCGGTTCTCTTGTCGCGCAGCTCCTGCGCATAGTTTTCGCCGAAATCGATCTGTCCGGCGTCCAGCGCGGCCGCGATGTCCGTTGTCGGCATCTTCTTGCTCACCGCCACCAGCCGCACTGATTCTGGCGCTCGCCCGGCGGCGTGCGCCGCCGCGGCGATGCGCTCCCGCACCGACGACAATCCAGCGGCGATCTCCTGGGCGCGGGTCATCGGGCGGCCCCGCCGAACGCCGTCGGCGGATAACCGGGCAGGGCGTCCAGCGCCAGCAGATCGGCGATCACCTCGGCCACCGGCAGCCCGATGACGTTGGTGTGCGAGCCGCGCAGGTCGGTGACGAAGGCGGCGGCGATCCCTTGCACGGCGTAGCCGCCCGCCTTGCCTTGCCATTCACCCGAGGCGACATAGGCATCCAGCTCCGCCGGTTGCAGCAGCCGGAACGAAACCGCCGTCGAGACCGCGCGCGCCGTCAGCCGATCGGGCGCGCGGCGAATCTGGTACGCCGTGGTCACCGTGTGCCGCCGCCCGCAAAGCCGCTGCAGCATGGCCCGCGCGTCGCCCGCGTCGCGCGGCTTGCCCAGGATTTCCTCGTCGACGATCACGATGGTGTCGGCCGCCAGCACCGCCGTCCGTTCGCGCTCGACTGGCGTCAGACGATTCCAGACCGCCTCGCACTTGCCGGCCGCCAGCCGGCTGACGTGGTCGGCCGGTTTTTCACCGGGCAGCGGCGTCTCGTCGATGTCCGCCGGCACCACCCGCAGCGCAAGGCCCATCCGCTCGAGCAGCTCGCGCCGCCGCGGCGACGCCGAGGCCAGCACAAGGTCGGTGGCGGGGTTCACTTCGGCGTTTGGCATTTGGCGCCGGTTCTACCCGAAATCGCGCCGCCCCGTGGAACGCGGATGCAGGCGCCCGCGATCGATTGGGAACCACGTCGAGGTGGTCCCGCAACAGCCGGGCGGTCTATCCGAGAATCAAAAACCATGTCCGGGGCCGATGCGCCCAACGTCCATTCATTGTCAAGCGCCGCCGGTGGTCCGCATCTGAGCCACGTCGGCCGTTCGTACGAGACGAATCACTCGACAAGAAGGAACCGCAGTGCGATGAACGCGCGGTGGGTGCCTTTACGGTAATGGGCAGGACCACGCCCCCGCCGTCCATGGAACGCTG is part of the Polyangia bacterium genome and encodes:
- a CDS encoding YggS family pyridoxal phosphate-dependent enzyme; translation: MTRAQEIAAGLSSVRERIAAAAHAAGRAPESVRLVAVSKKMPTTDIAAALDAGQIDFGENYAQELRDKRTAFAAAPTAIQAPAPVWHFIGPLQTNKVKYVAGQVVLIHAVDSVAVLDEIERRRHDDACLIQVNLAGETQKRGVAAVALPALLDHFAALSHVRCAGLMLIPPFSSAPEDNRPLFAALRALRDQQAAVRRPRVDLRELSMGMSHDFAIAIAEGATIVRVGTAIFGERPAAPPITSAA
- a CDS encoding type VI secretion system tube protein Hcp — its product is MAAGVLLMVGCGSEEAGTPAPTGTESQVSPLEASGMVEFFVKIVGTKSGAFKGESVSKGFEGAIPAIRYFSELDKPASGGPVVCTAFQFTKAAGISSPLLAKAIATGEILKSVHMDFVRGGATPFIWQTIDLTGMRVSKLEQAVAPPADLAASAILEEVTLAPISTAVAGVTITAIPQLATGAAGPSIPAMFNCGNGASAP
- a CDS encoding Maf family protein produces the protein MPNAEVNPATDLVLASASPRRRELLERMGLALRVVPADIDETPLPGEKPADHVSRLAAGKCEAVWNRLTPVERERTAVLAADTIVIVDEEILGKPRDAGDARAMLQRLCGRRHTVTTAYQIRRAPDRLTARAVSTAVSFRLLQPAELDAYVASGEWQGKAGGYAVQGIAAAFVTDLRGSHTNVIGLPVAEVIADLLALDALPGYPPTAFGGAAR